The following proteins are encoded in a genomic region of Paenibacillus sp. FSL H3-0469:
- the mreD gene encoding rod shape-determining protein MreD, with product MRMRRPVLVLLLFILFILEGTVLPWLIPDGWQMRIIPNLVFIVILFVTVYHHRHTALILGLSFGMLHDVVFYGRILGAHSFAMGLSAYLIGLIFQIPRAPLPLMMTVVLLGSLLEDSILFAIYNVFNLSQEPYNWALLHHMLPTMLIHFAAGLLLYIPLRRQLELLKKETLDEEAA from the coding sequence GTGAGGATGCGCAGACCTGTCCTGGTACTTTTGTTATTCATTTTATTTATTCTGGAAGGCACAGTGCTTCCCTGGCTGATTCCTGACGGCTGGCAGATGCGGATTATTCCTAATCTCGTCTTCATCGTCATTCTGTTCGTAACGGTATACCATCACCGGCATACAGCACTTATTCTGGGCTTGTCGTTTGGTATGCTGCATGATGTGGTCTTTTACGGCCGCATACTGGGTGCTCATTCCTTCGCTATGGGCTTATCTGCGTACCTGATCGGGCTGATATTCCAGATTCCCCGCGCGCCGCTGCCGCTCATGATGACAGTGGTGTTACTGGGCAGTCTGCTGGAAGACAGTATTCTTTTTGCCATTTATAATGTGTTTAATTTAAGCCAGGAGCCATATAATTGGGCGCTCTTGCATCATATGCTGCCTACCATGCTCATTCATTTTGCTGCAGGCCTGCTTCTCTACATTCCGCTCCGGCGACAGCTGGAACTGCTGAAGAAAGAGACACTTGATGAGGAAGCTGCCTAA
- a CDS encoding Rne/Rng family ribonuclease — protein MKQMIVHCTQHITRMALLENGRLVEYAAERDQQQGLVGSYYKGRVMNVLPGMQAAFVDIGQKKNAFLYVDDVLHPHLDKQPAVKPSIETLLQPGQEIVVQVRKEPRGGKGARVTTHYTLPGRWMVYMPFAEYVGVSKKISRESERSRLKGIGERLRQGEEGLIMRTVSEDEPVEAVEGDLAFLRAQWEVITRRSQEVEAPALLHCDLSIVQRFIRDAFNPQRDELMIDSAKAVKEAEAFLTDMAPEGYKPVGFYRGQEPIFSAYGVTDQLHKSFSRKIILEGGATLIWDETEALTVIDVNTAQYTGGTNLEDTVTRTNLLAAEEIGRLVRLRDTGGIIIVDFIDMEREEHRRQVTDKLESIISRDRTKTHILGWTHLGLLEMTRKKARHDSAGFAPVICQCCGGTGKVGTWLE, from the coding sequence ATGAAACAAATGATCGTTCACTGTACACAGCATATTACCCGCATGGCACTTCTGGAGAACGGGAGGCTGGTGGAATATGCAGCTGAACGCGATCAGCAGCAAGGTCTGGTCGGGAGTTATTATAAAGGCCGGGTCATGAATGTGCTGCCTGGTATGCAGGCGGCCTTTGTAGATATCGGACAGAAAAAGAATGCATTCCTATATGTAGATGATGTATTGCATCCCCATCTGGACAAGCAGCCGGCCGTCAAGCCTTCGATTGAGACGCTGCTGCAGCCCGGTCAGGAGATTGTCGTTCAGGTGAGAAAAGAACCGAGGGGCGGCAAGGGCGCGCGGGTAACCACGCATTATACGCTGCCCGGACGCTGGATGGTGTACATGCCCTTTGCCGAATATGTCGGGGTCTCCAAGAAAATAAGCCGGGAATCCGAGCGCAGCCGGCTTAAAGGCATCGGCGAGCGGCTGCGCCAGGGTGAGGAAGGACTCATTATGCGCACCGTCTCCGAGGATGAGCCGGTGGAAGCCGTGGAGGGAGATCTGGCTTTTCTGCGGGCACAGTGGGAGGTGATTACCCGGCGTTCCCAGGAAGTGGAGGCACCGGCTTTGCTGCACTGTGATCTGAGCATCGTCCAGCGGTTCATCCGGGATGCCTTCAATCCGCAGCGTGATGAGCTGATGATTGATTCGGCTAAGGCGGTTAAGGAAGCGGAAGCCTTCCTGACGGATATGGCTCCAGAAGGGTACAAGCCTGTGGGATTCTACAGGGGACAAGAGCCCATTTTCTCTGCTTACGGAGTGACGGATCAGCTGCACAAGAGCTTCAGCCGTAAAATCATCCTCGAGGGCGGCGCTACGCTGATCTGGGACGAGACAGAAGCCCTGACTGTGATTGATGTTAACACAGCGCAGTACACCGGCGGGACGAACCTTGAAGATACGGTAACACGGACCAATCTGCTGGCTGCGGAAGAGATCGGGCGCCTTGTCCGGCTCCGGGATACGGGCGGTATTATTATTGTTGATTTCATTGATATGGAACGGGAAGAGCACCGCAGGCAGGTGACGGACAAGCTGGAGAGCATTATCAGCCGGGACCGGACCAAGACGCATATTCTCGGCTGGACCCATCTCGGTCTGCTGGAGATGACCCGTAAGAAGGCGAGACATGATTCCGCCGGGTTTGCCCCGGTGATCTGCCAGTGCTGCGGCGGTACAGGCAAGGTTGGGACTTGGCTGGAGTAG
- the minD gene encoding septum site-determining protein MinD: MGEAIVVTSGKGGVGKTTTTANIGTALALQGKKVCLVDTDIGLRNLDVVMGLENRIIYDLVDVAEGRCRLNQALVKDKRFDELYMLPAAQTKDKTAVTPEQVKDIILELKKEYEYVLIDCPAGIEHGFRNAIAGADKAIVVTTPEHAAVRDADRIIGLLEQSSVESPKLVVNRIRQGLIKSGDMLDIEDILQVLNIDLIGIVPDDEQVIRAANNGEPTVMNPDSLAAIAYRNIARRILGDAVPLMQLDQKTGAFKKLKKFFGMG; encoded by the coding sequence ATGGGAGAAGCGATTGTCGTAACCTCAGGTAAAGGCGGAGTTGGCAAGACAACCACAACAGCCAACATTGGGACCGCACTTGCCCTGCAGGGCAAAAAAGTATGTCTGGTGGATACGGACATTGGACTGCGGAATCTGGATGTTGTCATGGGGCTGGAGAACCGGATTATCTATGATCTGGTCGATGTGGCGGAGGGCCGCTGCCGGCTGAATCAGGCGCTGGTCAAGGACAAGCGCTTCGATGAGCTGTACATGCTGCCCGCTGCCCAGACCAAGGACAAGACAGCAGTTACACCGGAGCAGGTTAAGGATATCATTCTGGAGCTCAAGAAAGAGTACGAATATGTTCTGATCGATTGTCCGGCCGGTATTGAGCACGGCTTCCGCAATGCGATTGCCGGTGCCGACAAAGCAATTGTAGTCACCACTCCGGAGCATGCTGCGGTGCGGGATGCAGACCGGATTATCGGTCTCTTGGAGCAGTCATCAGTGGAATCTCCGAAGCTGGTGGTCAACCGGATTCGTCAGGGCTTGATCAAGTCGGGGGATATGCTTGATATTGAAGACATTCTGCAGGTGCTGAACATCGATCTGATCGGGATTGTACCCGATGATGAACAGGTCATCCGGGCGGCGAACAACGGAGAGCCTACCGTGATGAACCCGGACTCCTTGGCTGCGATTGCCTACCGTAATATTGCCCGGCGTATTCTGGGCGACGCGGTGCCGCTGATGCAGCTTGACCAGAAGACAGGCGCCTTCAAGAAGCTCAAGAAATTTTTTGGAATGGGCTGA
- a CDS encoding M50 family metallopeptidase translates to MIRVCGIELSLHPLFVLILMVSVFTGQFLELLTLFLIVFIHELGHVCAALLAGITVRSVQLLPFGGVAVIEDHGRLTAVREIGIALAGPLQNGIMILMALALKQVQYGNIAYLDYFIGANAMIALFNLLPVLPLDGGKILQAALSLLLPYYYTLLWTGRVSIAASLLVIGFALLPLGNGDGLRLNLLMIGAFLLYSNWTDQRNLPYRFVGFLMNRERIYERYLVAENIARPIVATLAKPLDEILRLFKRNHYHYIYVMNNDGDIVTVVPEQRLIASYFGK, encoded by the coding sequence TTGATTAGGGTCTGCGGCATTGAATTGTCTCTGCATCCGCTCTTCGTGCTGATTCTCATGGTTTCCGTGTTTACCGGACAGTTCCTGGAGCTGCTCACCTTGTTCCTGATCGTATTCATTCATGAGCTTGGACATGTATGTGCGGCGCTGCTGGCCGGCATTACCGTCAGATCGGTCCAACTGCTGCCATTCGGCGGCGTTGCGGTTATAGAGGATCATGGACGGCTTACAGCTGTCCGTGAGATCGGGATTGCCCTGGCCGGTCCGCTGCAGAACGGAATTATGATTCTGATGGCGCTGGCGCTTAAGCAGGTGCAGTATGGAAATATCGCCTATCTGGATTATTTTATCGGAGCCAATGCCATGATCGCTCTGTTCAATCTGCTCCCGGTGCTTCCGCTGGACGGCGGCAAAATCCTTCAGGCAGCCCTGAGTCTGCTGCTTCCGTATTATTACACACTGCTGTGGACCGGCAGAGTCAGCATTGCGGCCAGCCTGCTTGTGATAGGGTTTGCCCTGCTTCCGCTTGGGAACGGGGACGGTCTCCGGCTTAATCTCCTCATGATCGGAGCGTTTCTGCTCTATTCTAATTGGACGGACCAGCGTAATTTGCCGTACAGGTTTGTCGGTTTTTTGATGAACCGTGAGCGGATTTATGAGCGGTATCTAGTGGCAGAGAACATTGCCCGCCCAATAGTTGCCACGCTCGCGAAACCTTTGGATGAGATATTGCGTCTATTTAAACGTAACCATTATCATTATATCTATGTGATGAACAACGATGGGGATATCGTTACCGTTGTGCCGGAGCAGCGTCTGATTGCTTCGTATTTCGGAAAGTAA
- a CDS encoding M23 family metallopeptidase, whose protein sequence is MKYPKESKNRRKKRIENLLEEKPATGAAPAPERFRLPGSPPSFRERGAGDRNEFDSSLEPDPEAMWKQQRNHWEDEGGRGPGQGFRAGLLRRTVASLLVFGAVWGIFAVQEPWAVKAQYFVTDILSNDMDFAAAQVWYEEHFNGAPSFIPIFGDEQVPAEKVTAAHELSAPLAGSIVRPFATSLNGVEIIPADDSSASVTVKSVDTGRVLAVSKEARGGIRITVRHTGEITAEYGHLSGTRLAVDDWVQSGDEIGWIQGTEDARVPLLFFAVMKDKTYIDPAEVVSFD, encoded by the coding sequence ATGAAATACCCGAAAGAGTCCAAGAACCGCCGCAAGAAACGTATAGAAAATCTGCTGGAGGAGAAGCCGGCAACCGGAGCAGCACCAGCACCAGAGCGGTTTCGTCTGCCAGGCAGTCCTCCCTCATTCAGAGAACGGGGGGCTGGGGACAGGAATGAATTTGACTCTTCCCTTGAGCCTGACCCCGAGGCGATGTGGAAGCAGCAGCGTAACCACTGGGAAGATGAAGGCGGCAGGGGACCGGGGCAGGGCTTCCGTGCTGGTCTGCTGCGGCGGACGGTGGCCAGTCTGCTGGTCTTCGGCGCTGTATGGGGCATTTTTGCCGTGCAGGAGCCGTGGGCAGTGAAGGCACAGTACTTTGTTACAGACATCCTTAGCAATGATATGGATTTTGCAGCGGCACAGGTGTGGTACGAGGAACATTTCAATGGAGCCCCGTCCTTCATTCCGATCTTTGGAGATGAACAGGTGCCGGCGGAGAAGGTGACAGCCGCTCATGAGCTTAGCGCTCCGCTTGCAGGAAGCATTGTACGTCCCTTTGCTACTTCGCTTAATGGCGTCGAAATTATACCGGCAGACGATTCAAGTGCCAGCGTCACGGTGAAAAGTGTAGATACGGGCCGTGTCCTGGCCGTGTCGAAGGAAGCCCGGGGAGGCATCCGTATTACGGTCCGCCATACCGGGGAGATCACGGCAGAATACGGTCATTTGAGCGGGACACGGCTCGCGGTGGATGACTGGGTACAGAGCGGAGACGAAATAGGCTGGATTCAGGGGACGGAGGATGCCCGTGTCCCGTTGCTGTTTTTTGCAGTTATGAAAGACAAGACTTATATTGATCCGGCCGAAGTGGTATCGTTTGATTAG
- the minC gene encoding septum site-determining protein MinC codes for MTVKSKHVRIKGIKDGLVFLLDDKCPFEDLLSELRYKLEHSHQNILTGPIVHVDIKLGNRAVTEEDKEAVLEILKSQGNLLIRSVEAVEDPEEKDPEALFMMSGMLRSGQVLHHEGNLLFLGDVNPGGTITCSGDIYILGALKGMAHAGINGNQEAIIAASLLAPTQLRIAEIISRPPDEWGTRESSMEFAYLSGGAMQIDKIHNIVKLRQDLNVFKGV; via the coding sequence ATGACAGTTAAATCCAAGCACGTAAGGATTAAGGGCATCAAGGATGGCCTGGTATTCCTGCTAGACGACAAGTGTCCCTTTGAAGATCTCTTAAGCGAGCTTCGCTACAAGCTGGAGCACAGCCATCAAAATATTCTGACCGGACCGATTGTGCATGTGGATATTAAGCTTGGCAACCGTGCTGTTACTGAAGAAGATAAAGAGGCGGTACTGGAGATCCTCAAGAGTCAGGGGAATCTGTTAATCCGTTCGGTTGAAGCTGTTGAAGATCCTGAAGAGAAGGATCCAGAGGCCTTGTTCATGATGAGCGGAATGCTCCGCTCGGGCCAGGTGCTGCATCATGAGGGCAATCTGCTGTTCCTCGGTGATGTGAATCCGGGAGGCACGATTACCTGTTCAGGAGATATCTATATTCTTGGAGCACTCAAAGGAATGGCACACGCCGGAATCAACGGTAACCAGGAGGCCATTATTGCCGCTTCCCTCCTGGCGCCTACCCAGCTCCGGATTGCTGAGATTATTAGCAGACCGCCGGATGAATGGGGAACCCGGGAGAGCAGTATGGAATTTGCCTATTTATCAGGCGGTGCTATGCAAATCGACAAAATTCATAATATAGTGAAGTTACGTCAGGATTTAAATGTGTTTAAAGGGGTGTAG